The Tautonia plasticadhaerens nucleotide sequence GTGGACCCCGGAGTCGATCAGGAACCCGGCGAGCTTGCGGAGGGCGGCGGCGTCGATCGCGTCGTCGGGGCCGACGGGGGAGGCCAGCGGGGGGACGATGCCGTGCAGGTGGGGCAGTTCCATCGGGGGGGCTCCGGGCGGACCATGACGGCGGGGATGCGGGTGAGATCCGCCAGTATGACAGGCGGGTCGGCCGTCCGCCACGCCCCGGGGCGACGGCCCGGGGGGGCCGGCCGGGTGGGATCGGTCGGCCGGGCCGGGGTCGGGCCGGAAACGGTGATGTCGGGCCGCCCCGCCGGCCGAAGGAAGAGCTGTCGTCGAACGGCGAGTCGCCCCGCCGGTGGATCCGGGGGGCGGGCTCGGCCGCACCCTCGTTCCCGGCGGCCGGGCGGGGACGTCGCCCGATCGCCTCGAGGCCGTCATCCCGGAGCCGCGCCGGCCCGACTCGTCGGGGCCGGGTCCGCTCCCCGGGACGATCCGACCCGCTCGGAGGAGGAGATCCGATGCCCACTCCCCGACTTCGTATCTATCCCCGCCCCCAGGACGAGCCCGAGGTCGAGGCCGAGTCGGCCTCCCCGGGCCGGCCGATCCGGCTGTCGGACCTCTACCCGCTGCTGGCCCAGGCCTATCGGGACAACTTCGTCTGGCTCCGGGACTTCGAGGAGGACGAGCTGCTCGTCAGCAACGACCTGTTCGAGGTGGTCCGCGCCTTCTCGGACTACCGGCCCTCGGCCTGAGGGGCGTCGGCCCCCGGGCCCGCCGGGGGGGCGGCGCGGCCCCTCGCAGGCCGATCGGGCCGGGGCTCCCCTTGTACCGGACGCCCCGGGGTCCTAGGCTGGAATGGGGCGATCCGGCGCGATGGTCATCGCGATCGTCCGCCCCACCGGGCCCCCGGCAGGTAGCACCACGAGATGACGGCCACCAACCCCGAGGACGGGTTCACGATCGAGCGGCGGGGCGATGTCCTGATCATCATCCCCGCCCCCCGGCTCGAGGACCTCGACCTGTCGACCTCCGACGCGGTCAGCCAACTACTGCTGGCCCCCATCACCCAGGATCCCATGCCGCTGGTGATCGTCGACCTCGAAGGGGTCGACTACTTCGGCTCCAGCTTCCTGAGCCTGCTGCTGCGCTGCTGGAAGTCGGTCCTGGTCAAGGGCGGCCAGATGGTCCTGGCCGGCGTGTCCACCCGGGCGAGGGAATTGCTGCGGATCACCTCCCTCGACATCGTCTGGCCGATGTACGCCAGCCGGGCCGAGGCCATGGCCGCCCTGCAGAGCGACTGATCGCCCGGCCCGCCTCGACCTCGGTTGACGGGTGGCGGGGCGGCGCCGATGATGGGATCCGGGAGGATCGATCGCCTCGGGGAGGGCCTGACCGCCGCGCCGCCATGGGAATCTACGACCGCGACTACATCCAGGACCAGCCGGGCGGGTTCGGGGCCCTGTTCGCCGGCGGCTCGGCCGTCAAGACGCTGATCCTGATCAACGTCGCGGTCTTCC carries:
- a CDS encoding STAS domain-containing protein is translated as MTATNPEDGFTIERRGDVLIIIPAPRLEDLDLSTSDAVSQLLLAPITQDPMPLVIVDLEGVDYFGSSFLSLLLRCWKSVLVKGGQMVLAGVSTRARELLRITSLDIVWPMYASRAEAMAALQSD